GCTAGGCGCTTCCGACGATCCCGCGACAAAAGTTATGCCCCTCAAGGTTCCCAGCCTTGGGGGGCGAGTTCGAACCCCTCGAACTGAAAGCCGGGCGCGACGGTGCATCCCACCAGCGTCCAGTCCCCAAGGCTTCGCGCGCTCTGCCAGGCATTTGCCGGCACAACGGCCTGCGGCTGCTGCCCGCCGAAGATATCTGACCCCAGAGTAATCTCCTGAACCAGGCCTGCCTCGTCGGCGACTCTGAGCGCCAGAGGCGCCCCGGCGTACCAGTGCCAGGTCTCGACCGCATCCACCCGATGCCAATGAGAGACATCGCCAGCGGCCAGAAGAAACAGGATCGCCGTCGAATGGGCGCGGCCGTCGGTGCCCGCCTCGTCGCGGAAGGTTTCCCGGAACCAGCCTCCTTCCGGATGGGGCTGAAGCGCCAGATGGGCGATGATCTCTTCGGCGCTCGGCACGCGCGACCCGGACGCCACAGCGACTAAAACCGGTCCTTGCGCCGCCGCACCTCGCCGAAGACGTCCTCAAGCGGCGCGCCTTCAAGGCCGAGCCGCGCCTGAATCTCGGGGCTCGAGGCGCGCAGGAAGGGGTTGGTGGCCAGTTCCAGCCCGATTGTCGTGGGCAAGGACGGACGGCCATTGGCGTCGTTCTGTGCGACGTCGGCGGCGCGGGCCTGCAGGGCCGCGTTCTCCGGCTCGATAGTCAGTGCAAACCGGCAATTGGCGCCGGTGTATTCGTGGCCGCAGAAAACTTGCGTCTCCGGCGGCAATCCCGCGAGCTTAGACAAAGAGGACCACATGGTCGGGGCATCGCCTTCCAAAAGCTTGCCGCATCCGACGGAGAATAGGGTGTCGCCGACAAAGACCACGCCCTCACCCGGGAAATAGTAGCTCACGTGGCCGCGCGTATGCCCCGCCGTGTCGATGACCGTGGCGTCCGCATGGCCGACCGAGACCGTGTCGCCTTCCTTGACCTCCACGTCGAGTCCCGGGATCAGACCAGCCTCCCGCGCAGGGCCATAGACCGTGCAGCCGGACTTGTTCTTCAAGGGCCCGATACCGGCCGTATGGTCCCCATGGTGGTGGGTCACGAGGATGTCGGTGAGAGTCCAGCCCTTCTGCGCAAGCGCGGCCTGGATCGGCCCGGCTTCAGGCGCGTCGATCGAGGCGGTCGCGCCCGTCTCGGGGTCGTGGATGAGCACCCCGTAATTGTCGGCGCGGGTCGGAAACTGGAAAATCTCGAGCTTGGCCATATCTGTCTCTTGGATGTCGGTCTCTGCGATACTGGTCGAACGGGCCGGGTCGTTTCGCCGGGGACCCTACTCCGCCAATCGGACGATTGAAACTACCCCCCACGCGAACCAAGTCTAAACTCGCTTGAGATAGACTAAGGCCCATGCATCTCGACGCGATCGACCTTCGGAATTTCTATGCCCGCCGGATAGGGCTGATGGTACGGCGCCTGCTGCGCTCCCGATTCCGGGCTTTTTGGCCGGATGTGGAAGGCTTGCGCGTTTTCGGCCTCGGCTATGCCACACCCTATCTCGCCGAGTTCAGGACCCAGGCGCTGTGCACGGGCGCGCTCGCTCCCGTCCGCCTCGGCGCGCTGCCCTGGCCCGAGCGGGCCTCGTCGCACACGGCCCTCGTGGATGAGACCGAACTGCCATTGGACGACGAAGCCGCCGACCGTGTGCTCCTGGTGCACATGCTGGAATGGTCCGAGCATCCTCATGCCTTGCTCCGCGAGATATGGCGGGTTCTCACCCCGAACGGGCGCATCCTCGTGGCTGTGCCAAACCGGCGGGGGCTTTGGGCGCGCATGGATTCCACGCCGTTCGGCTATGGCAGCCCGTTCAGCCGCAGCCAGCTCACCCAACTCCTGAAGGACGCGATGTTCCAGCCCGAAAGCTGGCACTACGTCCTCCACCTGCCGCCCTTCGACTGGCGTCTCCTGACCCGCTGGCCAGATTTTTGGGAGCGGGCCGGCGATCTGCTCTGGCCTGCCTTTTCGGGGGTCATCGTTGTGGAGGCCACGAAACAGGTCTATGCGGGTGCGCTCGCGCGTGAGCCGGCCCGCAAGATGCGGCGGCGCGTCGTTCCCATCCCGGCCGGCGCCGTGACGCCGCGCCTAGCGGGACAGGAGAAACACCGCCTGTTCGCCGAACAGATTCTGCGCCGATAGGGGCATCGACACGAGCTTCGTGCCGTTGGCGTTGAGGGCGACAACACGCTCGACCTTCGCACCCATGTCCTCGCACAGCGCCAGGAAGTCCTTGATCGTGCACAGATGGATGTTGGGCGTGTTGTACCAGGTCTCCGGCAGGGTGTCGGTTTGCGGCATGTGGCCGCCAAACATGAGCTGTGCCCGCACACGCCAATGACCGAAATTCGGAAACGACACCACGACCCGCTTGCCGATCCGCAAAAGCTGCTCGAGCACGTGCCGCGGATTGCGCGTGGCCTGGATCGTCCGCGACAGGATCGCGTAGTCGAAGGCCATGTCCGGGTAATAGGCGAGATCCGTATCCGCATCGCCCTGGATGACGGATAGGCCCCGCGCCACGCATTGATTCACGCCGGCCTGGCTCAACTCGATGCCGCGGCCGTCCACGCCGTGCTTCTCCGACAGGATGCGCAGCAGCGTGCCGTCGCCGCAGCCGATATCGAGCACCCGGGACTCCGGTGCGATCATCTCGGCGATGAGCAGAAGGTCGACGCGGGCTGTGTCGGCGGACCGCAACGCCGGCGGATTGACGGACGCGTCCATCGTCATGACCCCGCGTTGGCGCCGTCGAGCCCGCGCCGGCGGGCGGCCGCGCTCAAGAAGCCGCGCACCGTGTCGAACAGTTCGGGTTCGTGCAGCAGGAAGGCGTCGTGGCCCTTGTTCGACTCGATCTCGACGAAACTGACATTGGCCGCCACCGCGTTCAGCGCATGCACGATCTCGCGGCTCTCCTCCGTCGGAAACAGCCAGTCCGACGTGAACGAGATTAGGCAGAAGCGCGTCTTGGTCCCGGCAAAGGCGTTTGCGAGAACGCCGCCGTGATCTGCGGCGAGATCGAAATAGTCCATGGCCCGCGTGATGTAGAGATAGGAGTTCGCGTCGAACCGGTCGACGAAACTCATCCCCTGGTGGCGCAGATAGCTCTCCACCTGGAAGTCCGCGTCGAACCCGAAGGTGACTTGCTCCCGGTCCTGTAGATTGCGGCCGAACTTCGTGTGCAAGGCGCGATC
This genomic window from Methyloceanibacter caenitepidi contains:
- a CDS encoding cupin domain-containing protein, which translates into the protein MPSAEEIIAHLALQPHPEGGWFRETFRDEAGTDGRAHSTAILFLLAAGDVSHWHRVDAVETWHWYAGAPLALRVADEAGLVQEITLGSDIFGGQQPQAVVPANAWQSARSLGDWTLVGCTVAPGFQFEGFELAPQGWEP
- the gloB gene encoding hydroxyacylglutathione hydrolase encodes the protein MAKLEIFQFPTRADNYGVLIHDPETGATASIDAPEAGPIQAALAQKGWTLTDILVTHHHGDHTAGIGPLKNKSGCTVYGPAREAGLIPGLDVEVKEGDTVSVGHADATVIDTAGHTRGHVSYYFPGEGVVFVGDTLFSVGCGKLLEGDAPTMWSSLSKLAGLPPETQVFCGHEYTGANCRFALTIEPENAALQARAADVAQNDANGRPSLPTTIGLELATNPFLRASSPEIQARLGLEGAPLEDVFGEVRRRKDRF
- a CDS encoding methyltransferase domain-containing protein; its protein translation is MHLDAIDLRNFYARRIGLMVRRLLRSRFRAFWPDVEGLRVFGLGYATPYLAEFRTQALCTGALAPVRLGALPWPERASSHTALVDETELPLDDEAADRVLLVHMLEWSEHPHALLREIWRVLTPNGRILVAVPNRRGLWARMDSTPFGYGSPFSRSQLTQLLKDAMFQPESWHYVLHLPPFDWRLLTRWPDFWERAGDLLWPAFSGVIVVEATKQVYAGALAREPARKMRRRVVPIPAGAVTPRLAGQEKHRLFAEQILRR
- the metW gene encoding methionine biosynthesis protein MetW; this encodes MTMDASVNPPALRSADTARVDLLLIAEMIAPESRVLDIGCGDGTLLRILSEKHGVDGRGIELSQAGVNQCVARGLSVIQGDADTDLAYYPDMAFDYAILSRTIQATRNPRHVLEQLLRIGKRVVVSFPNFGHWRVRAQLMFGGHMPQTDTLPETWYNTPNIHLCTIKDFLALCEDMGAKVERVVALNANGTKLVSMPLSAQNLFGEQAVFLLSR